The following are encoded in a window of Paenibacillaceae bacterium GAS479 genomic DNA:
- a CDS encoding putative drug exporter of the RND superfamily, whose product MSKFLYSIGKRAFDKPWHFIVSWVAILGILVAMLFSNGIHLSSEMKIEGTEAQNVLDKLAKELPEASGGQGSVVFTSKKGERLDTPERLAAISKAVNEVYTIDHVINPADYAKQAAAAASGNAQGTMPKQAATAPPANMPPYGPLMINGAPLPGMLISTDGNVALFQFQFTVQQTSVPKEVQEKVIEAVMATENGTGITALPSESLTTGVPGASIAEVIGIAIAAVVLFITLGSLVTAGLPLLVALFGVAVGLVGAFSISKFFNMGEITPVLALMIGLAVGIDYSLFIVNRQRRMILDQGLSAREAASRAIGTAGSAVFFAGLTVIIALCGMLVIGIQFLSAMALVAAATVFISVLVALTLLPALLGLLGERICSTKLRNKSLTKAANHRIASGWVNGVVKYRWLVIVGIIAVLGVAAIPVTKMNLGIPSAATANLDSTTRQSYDAISNGFGEGFNGPLLLVAEASDSSGKVSPESLGKLVGDIQKLEDVSLVTPMGMNKTGDMAILNLIPKSGPTDEATKNLVKELRDPSFAQKYNVTLGVTGFTAINIDMSDRLTEVFPLYVVIIVILSLIILLLVFRSIIVPIKATVGFLLSVLATFGLTTAVFQWGWLHSLFGIDNGGPLLSFMPILVTGILYGLAMDYQVFLVSSMRESYVHGHRGIDSVVHGYKQSSLVVVAAAIIMVSVFAGFIFTDDIMIKQIGFALAIGILIDSFLIRMTLVPAVMAVFGDKAWGLPKWLDRILPNLDVEGDKLLAELNKSEEGEKAKVAHSH is encoded by the coding sequence GTGTCCAAATTTTTGTATTCGATAGGAAAACGAGCATTCGATAAGCCATGGCACTTCATCGTTAGCTGGGTTGCGATTCTAGGTATCCTCGTGGCGATGCTCTTCTCCAACGGTATACATCTAAGTTCCGAGATGAAAATTGAGGGAACAGAAGCGCAAAATGTACTGGACAAATTGGCAAAAGAGCTTCCGGAAGCGTCCGGTGGACAAGGAAGCGTCGTGTTCACATCGAAAAAAGGCGAGCGCCTAGATACACCCGAACGGCTTGCTGCAATCAGCAAGGCTGTTAATGAAGTTTATACTATCGACCATGTAATCAATCCCGCCGATTATGCCAAACAAGCGGCTGCAGCGGCTTCCGGAAATGCTCAAGGCACAATGCCGAAGCAGGCTGCTACTGCACCACCGGCTAATATGCCTCCCTACGGACCTCTGATGATCAATGGTGCTCCGTTACCTGGCATGTTGATCTCCACTGATGGCAACGTTGCCCTGTTCCAGTTCCAGTTTACCGTTCAGCAAACGTCTGTGCCTAAAGAGGTTCAGGAAAAGGTAATCGAGGCCGTTATGGCGACCGAGAATGGCACCGGTATTACGGCGTTACCAAGCGAATCACTTACGACCGGCGTGCCTGGGGCCAGCATCGCTGAAGTTATCGGCATTGCCATTGCCGCGGTTGTTCTATTCATCACGCTCGGCTCCTTGGTCACTGCAGGTCTTCCGCTTCTAGTTGCACTGTTCGGTGTTGCTGTTGGATTAGTGGGAGCATTTTCGATCTCCAAATTCTTTAATATGGGCGAAATCACACCAGTCCTAGCACTCATGATTGGATTGGCTGTCGGAATCGACTACTCGTTATTCATCGTGAATCGTCAGCGCCGGATGATCCTCGATCAAGGGTTGAGTGCACGAGAAGCTGCGAGCAGAGCGATTGGCACAGCAGGCAGCGCCGTATTTTTCGCTGGCTTAACCGTTATTATTGCCTTGTGCGGCATGCTTGTAATCGGGATTCAATTCTTATCCGCGATGGCATTGGTTGCAGCAGCGACCGTTTTCATTAGTGTACTTGTTGCCCTAACCCTGTTGCCAGCGCTGCTGGGTTTGTTAGGCGAACGTATTTGCTCAACCAAATTACGCAACAAGAGCCTTACAAAAGCAGCAAACCACCGCATCGCAAGCGGATGGGTCAACGGAGTTGTAAAATATCGCTGGCTCGTTATAGTCGGGATAATCGCAGTTCTAGGTGTAGCGGCAATCCCAGTAACAAAAATGAACTTGGGCATTCCTTCCGCCGCTACGGCGAATCTAGATTCAACGACAAGACAAAGTTATGACGCTATATCAAATGGTTTTGGAGAAGGATTCAACGGCCCTCTGCTTCTCGTTGCCGAGGCCAGTGATTCTTCCGGCAAGGTATCACCGGAATCATTGGGCAAACTGGTTGGGGATATCCAGAAGCTAGAGGACGTCTCGCTTGTGACACCTATGGGAATGAACAAAACTGGCGACATGGCAATCCTAAATCTGATTCCAAAGTCAGGACCGACCGACGAAGCGACTAAAAACTTGGTTAAGGAACTACGTGATCCAAGCTTTGCACAGAAGTACAATGTGACGCTTGGAGTTACCGGTTTTACAGCCATCAACATCGATATGTCGGATAGGCTGACAGAGGTTTTCCCGCTGTACGTAGTCATTATCGTCATTCTCTCGCTTATCATTCTTTTGTTAGTGTTTCGTTCGATCATCGTCCCTATTAAAGCCACGGTCGGTTTCCTGCTCAGCGTGCTTGCCACGTTCGGGCTCACGACAGCGGTATTCCAATGGGGATGGCTCCACTCCCTGTTCGGGATAGACAACGGCGGTCCGTTGCTCAGCTTCATGCCGATCTTGGTTACGGGAATCCTTTACGGGCTGGCTATGGATTATCAGGTGTTCCTTGTAAGCTCTATGCGCGAGTCTTACGTTCATGGGCATCGGGGAATCGACAGTGTCGTACATGGGTATAAGCAATCCAGTCTTGTCGTTGTAGCAGCTGCGATCATCATGGTATCCGTCTTTGCCGGCTTCATTTTCACCGATGATATTATGATCAAACAAATAGGTTTCGCGCTTGCTATAGGCATTCTGATCGATTCTTTCCTCATCCGTATGACGTTGGTGCCGGCAGTGATGGCGGTCTTTGGCGACAAAGCATGGGGTCTTCCTAAGTGGCTGGATCGTATTCTGCCCAACCTGGACGTCGAAGGCGATAAACTTCTCGCTGAACTCAACAAGAGCGAAGAAGGCGAAAAGGCCAAGGTGGCTCATTCGCATTAA